From a region of the Besnoitia besnoiti strain Bb-Ger1 chromosome I, whole genome shotgun sequence genome:
- a CDS encoding hypothetical protein (encoded by transcript BESB_010690): MSCDEVIRRTTNLAVPTPPSPSDKTSYILLGVLNCLLFGIGMIVIGAMKSDVPDVLIGVFQLIIPFVGWAWALVWGILIVMKALQ; encoded by the coding sequence ATGTCGTGCGACGAGGTGATCCGCCGTACAACCAACCTCGCAGTGCCCACCCCGCCGAGCCCCAGCGATAAAACCTCGTACATTTTGCTGGGCGTGCTCAACTGCCTCCTTTTCGGAATCGGCATGATTGTCATCGGTGCCATGAAGAGCGATGTCCCGGATGTCCTGATTGGCGTCTTCCAGCTGATCATTCCCTTTGTGGGCTGGGCGTGGGCGCTGGTTTGGGGAATCCTTATTGTTATGAAGGCGCTGCAATAG
- a CDS encoding Dpy-30 motif protein (encoded by transcript BESB_010700), translating into MRIFINHVDTYTGYALCGALRRFNGITNRMFGTVKGSRDNEDEESPPATQGDAEWEKEQNRLRVPSSIRRLISKRNPQQLLKTLLSCSLVVYDLHTTDPDEIEDVIKKLRRTTIEKPTVFVLVSSVMVWAKTKQEFVEHDPEEDAPEADNDEESSARGAQPGEEQNQGIGARPADEAHDEESDTESDDSDSVDTADKNATGDAGAEEEDEPLPERFKGTQSISRHRKHSKSTPPCERLLKPRLLRGTDLERRIPAQRYGKWKTIETLVMALGSKENLTTYVVAAGAMYGHGEGPFYPAFKAAWLGLQSHKFISPGNNFVPTVHVRDLASLVRRLAAGASEEAYHLAVDASRVTQFALIQTIASRVGPPHAVQEATQEDAVLVENADLLTVDLRMEPTAEMTAPDFPWWCQQGLPANIQKVAAEFCKWRKLRQVKILVAGPPGSGKSLLTSLLAAKLNTPAIRTQDIVEESKVKDDDLGSMLREKWDQLVEEQKKKKKASASASGGSGAINATRRVRFDTETMTKIYNAKLSENVCRYRGFVLDGYPRTYQEAEALFLRPKKQEKERGESEAYAGAASRGDAEQGSEEDEGAPPPQMEFDPLKAPDYVIVLRSSDAQCEERMMNVPQHQVIPGHSDREGFFRRLAQHKQANENEHGEPSLADFFQERRCEVLTLDVDGKSAADILECARLFIEKDGRFFNFLKSERQSILEKEQELLRQRQEEEAKSREAEELARAEEKRRMDERRKRDADRLQKIAEHERNVLMARSIPLRRYLMQAVVPTLSEGLLQVCRVMPEDPVDFLAEFLMAEAHKATNSSSDF; encoded by the exons ATGAGGATCTTTATTAACCACGTCGACACCTACACAGGGTATGCCCTGTGCGGTGCACTGCGGCGGTTCAACGGCATCACCAATCGAATGTTTGGAACCGTAAAAGGTAGTCGAGAtaacgaggacgaggagtcTCCGCCGGCTACTCAGGGCGATGCAGAGTGGGAAAAGGAGCAGAATAGGCTGCGTGTCCCTTCGTCGATTCGGCGGTTGATTTCCAAACGGAATCCTCAACAGCTGCTCAAAACCCTCCTTTCGTGCTCACTGGTTGTGTACGACCTGCACACGACAGATCCGGACGAAATCGAGGACGTCATCAAGAAGCTCCGCAGAACAACAATTGAGAAACCGACAGTGTTCGTGTTAGTTTCTTCTGTCATGGTTTGGGCAAAGACTAAGCAGGAGTTCGTGGAACACGACCCCGAAGAGGATGCGCCCGAAGCAGACAACGACGAAGAGTCGAGTGCAAGAGGAGCCCAACCCGGCGAAGAGCAAAACCAAGGTATCGGCGCCCGccctgcagacgaggcgcatGACGAGGAGTCCGacacagagagcgacgaTAGCGACTCTGTAGATACAGCAGACAAGAACGCAACGGGAGACGCAGgagctgaagaggaggacgagccCCTTCCTGAGAGATTCAAAGGAACGCAGTCTATCTCCCGCCATCGGAAACACAGCAAATCGACGCCTCCGTGTGAGAGACTCCTCAAGCCGAGGCTGCTGAGAGGAACTGACCTCGAACGCCGCATTCCCGCACAACGCTATGGAAAATGGAAGACCATAGAGACGCTTGTTATGGCGCTGGGATCCAAAGAAAATTTGACGACGTACGTTGTCGCCGCGGGTGCAATGTATGGTCACGGAGAAGGGCCGTTCTATCCTGCATTCAAAGCCGCTTGGTTGGGGCTACAGTCCCACAAGTTCATCA GCCCTGGCAACAACTTCGTGCCGACGGTGCACGTGCGCGATTTGGCGAGCCTGGTGAGGCGCCTGGCTGCGGgggcgagcgaagaggcgtATCACCTCGCAGTCGACGCCTCCCGTGTGACGCAGTTCGCGCTCATCCAGACGATCGCCAGCCGCGTCGGGCCGCCACACGCCGTTcaagaggcgacgcaggaggaCGCCGTGCTGGTGGAGAACGCAGACCTCCTGACGGTCGACCTGCGGATGGAGCCGACCGCGGAAATGACTGCGCCAGACTTCCCCTGGTGGTGCCAGCAAGGCCTCCCTGCGAACATCCAGAAAGTCGCGGCCGAGTTCTGCAAATGGAGGAAGCTGCGTCAAGTCAAAATCCTCGTTGCAG GGCCGCCAGGCAGCGGGAAGAGCCTTCTCAcgagcctcctcgccgcgaagctGAACACGCCGGCAATTCGTACGCAAGACATTGTCGAGGAGAGCAAAGTGAAGGACGATGACCTCGGCAGCATGCTCAGGGAAAAGTGGGATCAGTTGGTGgaggagcagaagaagaaaaagaaggccagcgcctcagcctccggaggcagcggcgcgatcAACGCCACTCGGCGCGTGCGATTCGACACGGAGACGATGACAAAGATCTACAATGCGAAGCTGAGCGAAAACGTGTGCAGATACAGGGGATTCGTGCTCGATGGATATCCCCG GACTTAccaagaggcagaggcgctctTTTTGAGGCCGAAGAAGCAGGAgaaagagcgaggcgagagcgaggcgtacgcaggcgcagcgagccgggGAGACGCCGAACAGGGAtccgaggaggacgaaggcgcgccgcccccccagATGGAGTTCGACCCGCTCAAGGCGCCCGACTACGTCATTGTCCTCCGATCCTCCGATGCACAGTGCGAAGAAAGAATGATGAACGTTCCACAGCATCAGGTCATTCCAG GCCACAGTGATCGCGAAGGGTTTTTTCGCCGACTCGCTCAGCACAAACAAGCGAATGAAAATGAGCACGGCGAGCCTTCCCTGGCGGATTTTTTTCAG gagaggcgctgcgaagtGTTGACGCTCGACGTGGACGGGAAGTCGGCGGCGGACATTTTGGAATGTGCGCGACTGTTCATCGAGAAAGATGGCCGCTTTTTCAATTTTTTGAAGTCGGAGCGACAATCGATTCTCGAGAAGGagcaggagctgctgcggcagcgccaggaggaggaggcgaagagccgcgaggcggaggagctcgcgcgcgcagaagagaagcggCGCATGGACGAGCGCcgaaagagagacgcagatCGACTGCAGAAGATCGCCGAGCACGAACGCAACGTGCTAATGGCAAGGAGCATTCCACTGCGAAGATACCTGATGCAGGCAGTTGTCCCCACGCTCTCTGAAGGCCTGCTTCAAGTGTGCCGAGTCATGCCCGAGGATCCAGTCGATTTTTTAGCAGAGTTTCTCATGGCAGAAGCTCACAAAGCCACCAACAGCTCCTCGGACTTCTAG